Within the Syngnathoides biaculeatus isolate LvHL_M chromosome 13, ASM1980259v1, whole genome shotgun sequence genome, the region acacaggataatacatggagtggaggtggaccttcaaaggcggactaacaggtctttgagggtcagaattctagctgatagacaggtgttcaaatacttatttgcagctgtatcacaaaaataaatcgttgaaaaaaatcatacattgggatttctggatttttctttttagattatctctctcacagtggacatgcatctacgatgaaaatgttatacccctccatcatttcttagtgggagaacttgcaatatagcagggtgttcaaatactttttttctcactatacacacacacaaatacacacacacacacacacacagacccacacacagggtgtcccaaaaaacgTATACACACTTGAAAtaatattagtattttttttacatgttaaaaatgatgatgagttatcataaacatcaagtttacatttatttaaagtgtgtctacattttttgggacaccctgtatataaAGTTATGTTTTATTGTTCAACCAACCTAATTTGGGAGCTCCAGTCCGTTCCTCTGCATTAGCTTCATTGCCAATCCAAAGGAAGAGCTGCGTGAAAGAGAAGATATACTCACTAAACTCATTTTGTATAATCTAATATCATAAGGACACAAGTGAGAATTGCTTCTGCAAtctcaaaacataaaaacatgagTGGACATCATACTTGGGTCCAAGTGTCCAGAATCATGACATCATCAGTGGCCAGGTCAGACTGAGTGAAATCTCCTGGTACTTCTTCAACCTGAGAGGAATACAAGGAATATATTGTAGTGTGCCAAACCATTAAAGCAATACACGTATACTTGATACTGTATTATGATTTCAAGTACAATGAGTCTTCCGGTTTTGTTGGAGCAGCCAAACAGACGCGGAAGCTTGATCACGTTCTGCAGAGTCTTGGACGTCTGGTATTCCTTCTTGCCACCCAGGGCGGACCAGAATGCAGCTGAGAGAAATAAGAATAGTATGCAGTATACAATATACTGAAACGCACTCACACACTCTGCCCTTCAATAAGATTAATGACGGAACATTTTACCAATTTGGCTTTTTTATTCTACTAATTTAATTAGTACTGATATACAGTCACAACCCACTTCAGTAggtctctatccatccatccatccttattGTACAGATATACCGAATGTAGTGACCATTCATGCAtataaccaaaaacaaaaattataatagtaataaataaaattatgaccaaaaacaatatttcaagTAGTAAATATCTAACAGGTACATATTCACGGTTCAACATACGCCACTTGGCTTATTCCAGGAATGGGCAAATGGTGGCACCGCTTGGAGTGCTCcctcaattattttatttttatcctttttattgttgttgttgaaaaattTAACATGGTATTCGAAACATCGTAGCCCTGGCATTTTTTCTAAATCAACTCGACCAAAAAACTTGCAATCCCACTAGCAGCGCAGACAAAAAATTGTGGCCCCCACCATCATTTGAGTTGCCTATTCCTGGtctatttaaaggtcaagtgtcatgaaatgtgtgatttttagtatgttattaatgaaaaaacgtcagctaaTATGggccatgcgttttttcaccacaaaacatgattttttgacgtatacagctttttgtaactcccaccataaaaatcctctcaagggatttcttttcaagaaggaggaagtgacgtaaaagatagcggcgcccccaagtgtacttgtttgtttccattagttttacctcggggaaggtagctcgttgttccttcgtgttagccaaaatgcggctcattgcattgctcgacattgcttgaacattcaggagaatggatttagccttcataagtttgcaagagacccggttcgttgtgaaaaatggattgcacgggtgcagaggacgagagcttcgtgggttccaaatcacgggtaggtgtgtattcagctactgaaaaaaataatcgtttggggcggaccacaacATGAAATATGTCgacgtgcgcgtcggacggcatcGGGCTGCTGCgaggacggcggcgaatctgaagaacccagccaacaatgtctcactcagcctcgtgcgcgcagtaatgcgccccggctcgatagtGTTCCATCGCGTACtacggtggctatgaacaaccctctaaaagcagcacgcctcggctccattatatgccaccatggcgccgaaaatcagccacaccggctgaggtgccgcgttcggcgatcacagcttctgcgaaggctgcgcgtcgggctttgcggacaaGGGCGGCtgtgaagaacccagccgagaatgcgtcactcagccacGTACACACAGTAAAGTGTGTcggctgactgtgttgtttATCGTACTGTGGCGTCTATGAACATCCCCCTGAAGCagtacggctcggctccatcataagccacaccggctggctgcgatgaggcgggatggctcatctctgccgcggaagtggatcggacgggaatgCGGtctggccatgatcgcatattatctgaatatggctcgaaacaatagtgtaatattgccccggtaacttcactcggttgtgtgatgtccttttcgaaaagagtttccgtgtcagaagggacgttttcgtctcccatagttagggtgcaccgcgtgtatttattggcgaatgtccgggtgacgtcacttacagaggatgcagccaatatggcgaccacttggatatcgtagaatgaaaCTTCTGCaaatttgcacatggatgatccGCTCTCcgcttacatttattttttcgtatggacattgaagtgaataatgttgtatgtatttttcattacaatatctattttagaatgtttatagggatgacacttgggctttaatgacTTTTGGGGATGATTCTATCCACCATTAATCACTTAAAATCACACCTtaactatccatctattttcttcggcgcttatcctcactaggatcgcggggagtgctggagcttatcccagctttcGATGGGCAGGAAGccggctacaccctgaactggttgccagccaatcgcatggcccattgagacaaacggtcgcactaacaatcacacctaggggcaatttggactgtcgaattaatgttgtatgtttttgggatgtgggaggaaaccagagtgcccggagaaaacgcaggcaggcacgaggagaacatgcaaactccaaacaggtgggggagggatcaaacccgggttctcagaactgtgaggccaactcttttaCCAGCTGCTGCACCATGTCGTCACACCGTAACTAATACACTAGAATTACTTTGAGTCCAagcaactatgttgaagtgggAAGGAGGTTCAATGAGCCTTGTCGACTAGTACAAGTAGTTTGCCGCCATTTAGCCCACATCTATAGGCAATTACAAACCTTCTTGGGTGAGCATCAAATACTTTGAGATTTTTGCTATTCCATTGGGGGTTCACTGGAAGCCAGGAGGACACCCACCTGGCTCTTTTCCCTCGGAAATTTGGCTGGCACTTCCTCCGAGGAAGTCCACCACGTGTTTAGCGGCCCCCATCTCGTCGTCGCTGGCGCCCACGCCTCGCCACACAAACAGACCGCTTGGCGACTTCAGCACAAACACGTCGTTGGTGTTCAGGTTGGAAGCAGAAACGTCAACCTGATGGAACAAGTGAGACAACGTGAGAAGTGGGAAACTTTACAGCGGTTTGAATAACTCAGATAAAGGTACCGGTACTGCTCACCTCCACAGCCCTGGTAGCATGGGAGCTGCTCTGGCGGATGTGGAAGAGACGAGTGCTGCTGCTTTGAGTCTGTCCACCTTTACGTGATGTTCCCCCGCTATGGATGATCATGGGTCTGCCCTTGAACAGACTCATCAGGTGGGGGGGCTCCTGGCCCTGAGTCACCCTCACCTACAGACCACACAAACATAAATCCCATGCTCATCCCTAAATTCTAAAGGAATTGaataaatgcttatttttgaggggaaaaaaaatcatagttctggtaaagtgatttttgttttctagaaaaaaggaaaataataacaaagtccacacaatcaaatttgatcattttacgggaacacacacacacacacaaaatttccATGCTTGATATTGTAAGACTCCCACACAGTTGCACACAATCCATTACATACTTGTATGTTCAACTTGAAAATTTAAGTATTTCTTATGAATAACGTGGTTTGTAGCAGCTTCTTTTGACAATATGAAATAACTTAATTTATTGATAGTAACTAACTTTCGATTCAGAGTATATAATCTGTAATCCATATGTcataaatttgttttattgtcaCTATCAGTATTAGGATTCAAAATAATTATGGTTGAGGCACGGGCCACAGTTACATCTGACGGAACAGCGCCCTCTTTTGGCTATTCAGATGTGTTGTAATTTTTATGGTTAAAGAAAGTTGGAGTTGAGCGAAGCCACtttcataaatccatccatccatccattttctgagaatcttatcctcacaagggtcgcgggagtgccggagcttacCCAAGGCAGATCACACCATCAACCGTTCGCAACACAGTCGCAGGGCCCATATAGGCACggagaaccattcacactcacattcacgtcactgagtgggaactgaatccACCTGCACTGAAGTCAGGCGAATATACAACAACGTCAGAGACCACCCAAAAGCATAAAATTTattacaaaataatgtttttgagCGTCCACTTAATTAACCGTGGCTCCCTGCAACTTTCACCACGTACGTTGTTTCTCATCATACTGATTGCACAGACTACAGATTGTTCAGTCTTCACGCGATCAAGAGGTGTAGTGTACAATACGTCGACACGCTCTAACCTGAACCGGTGATCCTCCCATTGAGTCATCCAACTGAACGGTGAGGAATGCGGACGTGGCCAGTTCATCTTGTGAAGCCTTAAGCCCCTGCCTGAGTCACACACACAGAATCACAGTCACGTTTAAATTGTTAAGTAGTCAAGAACCAGCAACGCtatacagtaaatattcatACCAAGTGTATATGATTTGTCCCGTCTTGTAGGTGTAGAGGATGAGGTAACAGTCTCCACCATAGAACTGACCATAGGATGAGGGATCCACGGGAACCTTTTCACCGTTCTCCACACGCCAAATCTACAAATCACACCAGGTCAATACttggaagacttttttttttttttttttaaccatttaagaTGACTGAAGTTAATATTTACCATCCAATCATTTTCTAAACCTTCACTAGCGACACGTGTGTGCTGGTGCCTACCTGGGCTGACTTTGAGTGAGAGGTGGGGCAGCAcccgaactggtttccagccaatcacagggcccatAAAGGCAAACAATTATTCACACccgatttagagtcttcaattaattgaCCATGcgtgttttgaggatgtggtggaaaccagagtactgGGAGAAAATCCCGCAGGTTTGGTGCGAACATGCAGGCAAGCTCAGATTTGAACTCGGAACCTCAGAACCACGAGGGAAATCTGCTAACCAGTCAGCATCGTTTCGCAATATGTACTGCATTTGACTAACACAGTCATTGGATCATATTTTGTTGTAGTGTGGATTCAGTTTGCTATGATGATTATTGATACAGCTTTTCAATTGAATcccataatactgtatatagccGTATTTGGGTGTTTTACCTGAAACTTGCCCTTGCCATCATCTACCATGCCATGCTGAGCTGCCATGGCCTTATTTGAGTGCAGGGTGGAGGCGTCGAAGGGCACCTGGTCCACTTTAGCAATTCGGCCAATAGTGTAGGCCTGGCTTGGCCCGGTGGTCTCGTCTTTGTCCTTCCAGTCACTGAAGAACTGCTTGAACAAGATGGTCTCAGCTCCTGCTGGAAGTACTTGGAgctgcaaggggggggggggggggggggggacgagaaatactgtatttgacaGGGCTATATTGTTTGGTTCAAATGTATTGCTGTGGACTAACGTGGCACAAAAACAGTATAGTAATAATGTAGGGTGTAGCAATACCTGACACTTGCTGCTGTACCCTTTGTCTTTAATGAACTTTTGGCCTACAGACATGGCGGCTTTACGCTCTGACACGTTGGCCTTTGGACCTAATAGAAGGCCAcgacaatgagacaaaagaatATCTAGTCCACTCACTGGACTTGACATCAAATAGAACTGCGCCATCTCATCAATAGAGGACTGCCTCGTTGGCCGATACACGACCTGAAGAATTTATAGTTAGGTAATTTAcctttccaaacaaatatgttctTGTCGACTCCGTTATCCAGAACGTAACACTCCTCAGGAGACAGCATGGCCTGTTTAAAGGGGCTGGATGGCGCCACCACAGACAACTTCATGGAACCGGACGCGTCGGAGATCTGAAAGGAAGGAGAAAATTACAGATACAATTGCAAAGAAAAAGGGGTTGTTTTcgtcattgttttaaaattaaaaaccatAATAATGGTTATTTTCCCAATCATTGTTCACTtgttaaaatgatgtttttccaCGCTTAGTTTGCTCAGTAATAAATTGAAATGTAGCAAAATGGATTTGTGAATAATTCCAATTTCTTTCTTACCATGTAGAGGGAACCTTTCTTCCTGTTGGAGGCCTCCACTTTCTCATCATCAGGAGTGCTTGGTGCAATGGTCGTTTTGGGTCCCAGCACCTATCAGAACCAGAGGAGTTATTGCTAAAAttcccaaaatgtatttaactcattcactgctaGCATTCccagttaacatggatatttgagtTCAAGACCCGTCAATGCCAGTGATTCATATTACTCTAAACCCACTACAACATGTCGTTTGTTTATGTTCATAACTTTGTTATTGGTTGATTGTTTTTAAGTTGGGCTGTTTAATTGTCTTGTGTGttatatttgttatttatttttgaacaagACTTTCTTTCAGATGCGTTGTTTATAAAGTGCTCTATAAatcaaaaaaaatagttgggttgAACaggacgttaaaaaaaattaacaaaacaaataataattaaaaatgacaatgaattAGACTTACAGTGCTTTTCTAGAACATTTTGCACTTCCAGGTCACTGTAGTCTTGCCCAGAAACATGACGACCACCTGTTGCAGACCGTACTTCTACCCTCTGTGCCATACCACCCAAAgacacaacattttttaaaagggtACCCCAATgtttcaataaataaacaaataaatcagtTCTTAAAAATTCAAGATTCAAACGCATTGAACTTTGATGTTAAAGAACTCCCATGGGTAACTTGTGGCAAATCTATTTTTTAAGGAATCCCAGTCATTaatggaaactttttttgtgtgttttcttatatacttttattttctaaaCGGCAATCGTGAAAATTTGAGAATGACTAGGAGTCTATTGCTCAGAttgcatttcaatatttttcttttacatatTGTACctatttttaaacacagaaaTAAAAGTAAGAAAAAGAGGTTATAATTACAATATGGCCTGAAGGTCCCAAATGAGGTGTAAAATGTGGACAGAATTTTGAGATGCCatgtatgtattttcttttttaaagtcattttaCATCCTCTCCTTAGTCTTCTGtcaacttttccatttctgtagCCACTGCCATTCCAAACACTTTTCGAGCGTTTACAAGGCAGAGAGTTGGCCCACGAGCAGCTCATTACAAACGGCAGCATTGTGTACGTTTCTTCCCACGCTGACTATTTCACTGGACGTGACACGCATCGTGACAGTTTACGGCATCCGCTCAAAGGAGGCCATCTCGGGGCTTAAACGTCAAGCGCGTGGCCAGTCTCCGTCAAAAGAGGATGAGAAAAATTGCCTGCGCCTGCCGCCATCACCTGCGTGATTTCCGGTGACTCTTGGCCCTCGTCCACCATGTGCAACTTGGCTCGGCCGTTCCTCTCGTTGTCTCGGATGTGGATGGCCATGTGGGAGGCCTTCAGCTTCTCGTAGCGGTTGCACTCGCTGCCGCACCACTGGTAGATGTCCTAGCGACGCGAGACAGGAAAGACAGAGAACAATGACCGATGACGGGAGAGACATGTGGCGGAACTGTTTGATGAGAAAGGCAGAAGGATCTTTTGGGTTAGTATGACAAAATGCGTGAATGCGTAGGCCTACGGGTCACCAAAGCATTTTCAAACTGAGAGCTGCCGTAACACTTTTGTACAAATTAATGCTACCAGTTTGATACATACCATCATGTCTTGTGTATAATTCGCACCCATGTAAAATACGCACCCGCAAAGTTGAGCTTAAAATTCTTGAAAACCATTCTAATTACATTGAagtcatttttacaatgcatgattttgcttccaTTCCTACCATAATAAGATGAAGCGGGTGAGAAAATTgaaagcatgattttttaaaattaaattaattattatttgatttagtcgcaattttatttgcatttacatttgcaccatttaatattttcttgatttattgtaaatgataaaaaaaatcctaaaataaTTTTGAGTACATATTGAAAATTGTCACATAATTGAAGAATtcataataattacatttatatttacaatttcttttttcttacatacacattttaacctttttttatttcattccatCTGCGTGATTCATCCAAGTACGACTTGGATTATTGCGTATATGAGAATATGTTTTATAACTTGTGttgctggcggcacggtggatcagctggtaaagcattggcctcacagttctgaggacccaggttcaatgccggccccgcctgtgtggattctgcatggtctccccatgcctgcgtgagtttcctccgagcactccggtttcctcccaaatcccaaaaacatgcattaattggacactctaaattgcccctcggtgtgattgtatgTGTGGCTGtttatatgccctgcgattggctgtcaaccagttcagggtgtaccgtgcctcctgccaattgacagcactcccgcgatcctcatAAGGatgagcggcgaagaaaatggatggatggataacttgtGTTGCGTCTCAGCATCGAGTATGGGACCACTCGGTGAAATGTCATCAAACTTACCTTTCCCAGGTCGATAATGAAGCAGTCCCCCTTGTTGAAGCTGGCCCAGGCCAATTCCACCTCCGTGGCTCTGATGGCCCTGCGGCCTTTGACGTGAAGCAGTCGTTTCACGTTCACGTCATTGGTCACCACGTGTTGAAAACCGGATGCCACGCCACCTTTCTGTGAAAACACGTGGCTTGTTAGACACcctacatgggggggggggatccaacTGAAGCGCAAATGGCAATCAGGTCAAAAGAAAATACTGGGCTCAGAAATACAGTTAAATCCAAAACATACCCTGCTGAAATATTGAGTGAATCTTTCAGCTGGAAATGACATGAGGAAATAGCAAAAGCCTAAAAGACGTTAAGTCTTGAGATATTATCCACATacagttttctttttgtatagTGCTTGTCATCTTTAGGCTCACAgtatttccttgacaccaattactgttCTCCTATTCGCCAGGGTTTTCGTGGTATGTTGTGGCGTTTTAGGGCAATACAGTaagatcaacaaaaaaaaaaccacaaatgtttttcagtgAATAAATGAGGATAGGTtcccctggaaaaaaatgaaaataggtAAATAGCAAACTGCAAGTCAGTGGGGTGTCTTGTGCCATTTGGGtgacaaggaactatgttgaattGAGGTGAGGAGCTTTACTTTGACCAAAATACCGCTTTTCCATTATCTTGCAATATTTTGCTGCCAAGAAATTATGTTTCAGTGGGTTTAGGATCTTCTTTTAGACAAAGTAGTGCTTTCCTGCCATCTCATGGCACACTGGTACTAAGAAACTAGGTTTGAGAAGAttctataagaaaaaaaagtaatgctttgacaccaa harbors:
- the scinlb gene encoding scinderin like b, coding for MVSHKEFASAGKQPGLQVWRIENLDLKPVPKALHGNFYSGDAYLLLFTTSAPSYNIHMWLGDECSQDESGAAAIFATQLDDFLGGGPVQFREVQNSESNTFLGYFKMGVTYKKGGVASGFQHVVTNDVNVKRLLHVKGRRAIRATEVELAWASFNKGDCFIIDLGKDIYQWCGSECNRYEKLKASHMAIHIRDNERNGRAKLHMVDEGQESPEITQVLGPKTTIAPSTPDDEKVEASNRKKGSLYMISDASGSMKLSVVAPSSPFKQAMLSPEECYVLDNGVDKNIFVWKGPKANVSERKAAMSVGQKFIKDKGYSSKCQLQVLPAGAETILFKQFFSDWKDKDETTGPSQAYTIGRIAKVDQVPFDASTLHSNKAMAAQHGMVDDGKGKFQIWRVENGEKVPVDPSSYGQFYGGDCYLILYTYKTGQIIYTWQGLKASQDELATSAFLTVQLDDSMGGSPVQVRVTQGQEPPHLMSLFKGRPMIIHSGGTSRKGGQTQSSSTRLFHIRQSSSHATRAVEVDVSASNLNTNDVFVLKSPSGLFVWRGVGASDDEMGAAKHVVDFLGGSASQISEGKEPAAFWSALGGKKEYQTSKTLQNVIKLPRLFGCSNKTGRLIVEEVPGDFTQSDLATDDVMILDTWTQLFLWIGNEANAEERTGAPKLARDYLDSDPSGRKGLPVTTIKQGAELPIFTGWFHAWDPKMWDTDPLERIRISF